TCGGACAGCTTCGGTTTCTTCGGCGGCATTTCCAGATCCTCGACCTCGTGCCGCACGGATTGGATGAGCAGGCTCTGCTCCGGCTTGCCGGGAATGATCGCAGGCTTCCCGGAATCGCCGCCCTTCTGCCAGCCGGCCTTCGAATCGAGGTAAAGGTTGCCCTTGAGCTTCTTCGCCTGCGCGCTGTGGCACTCGTAGCAATGCTCGATCAGCACGGGCCGAATCTTCTGCTCGAAGAAGGCGATGCCGGAAGGCTCGGCTGCGGTCAAGGCAGTCAACTGCGCAAGCGAAAGGGTGCTCAGGAGCGTGATTGCCGTCTTCATTTCGGGGAAGGCTTCGGTGTCCAGTGGGCATCAAGTTTGTCGCGAAGGGCCGCGACGATGTCGGGATGCTTGCTGGCGACGTTGGTTTCTTCTTTTGGGTCGGACTCCAAGTCGTAGAGCATGGGTTGGGCGGCTTCGAGCGTGGCGATGAGATCCGGCTTCAGGTATTTGTCCGGCGGGATGGTTTTGAGCGAGCCCGCGGCTTCAAAGGTGCGCGGCAGAACGAGCCGCCAGCGACCATCGGTGGCCCAGCGCCACAGCACATTCGCGCTCGCATCGTCGAGCGTGAGTGAACGGATCGTGAAATCCTCACCAAACACATGGTGGCGCGTTTCGACAGCCTTGGCGTCGAGCAGATTGATGCCGCGGAGCTCTTTCGGAGCGGGCAGCTGAAGCGCGGCGAGCACGGTGGGCACGAGGTCGATGGAAGAAGCCAGCGCGGTGAACTTGGCTGGCTTCACTTGAGCGGGCCAGCGCACGAGGATGGGCGTGCGATGCCCGGCGTCGAACGGCGTCGTCTTGTTCTTCGGCGCGAAGGCGGCGGCGGTGGGCGATTGGATCCAGCCGTTGTCGGTCACGTAGATGACGATGGTGTTCTCGGCGAGTTTCTCGCGCTCGAGATGGCCGAGCAGTTCGCCGCAGGTTTCGTCAAACCACTCACACATGGCCCAGTAGCGCGCGACGTGCGGTGAGGCGGTCTTGGCGGCATACTTCTTAAACAGACGCTCCGGAGGCGTGTGCGGTGTGTGCGGCATGAACGGCGCATACCACACGAAGAAGGGTTTCTGCTGCTTCCGCGATTCGGCGATGAAATCGTAGATCGGCTTCATGTCCTCGCGGCCAATGGTGAGCCCCGCATCGCCGTGGCGGGAGCCCTGCGACATGCCGTGCGTGAAACCACCGCGCGTGAAATCGCCGTGCCACCACTTGCCCGTTTGAAAACTCAAGTAACCCGCGTTCGCGAGCAAGCGTGGCAGCGTGGGCACCTTGTCGAGCAAGCCATTCCACTGCGCGGTCAGCTCGGCGGTGGAGCCACGCCCGCCTTTGGCCGTCGTGCCCGGCGACTGCGGCGGATCGTTGGCGGTGACCTTGTGCTGATGCGGATAAAGCCCGGTGATGATGGTCGCGAGACTCGGACAACAAACGCTCGTCGGCACAAAACCGCGCGGAAAAGCGAGGCTCTGCGCAGCGAGCTTGTCGAGATGCGGCGTCTGCACCTGCGGATGCCCCATGAAGCCATAATCACCGGCTCCCTGATCGTCCGAGATGATGAAGACGATGTTGGGCTTAGGCTTCGCAGCATCGGCGGCGTTCAGCGCGGCGAGCGGCGTGAGAAAAAGGATTACCAGGAGGTTGAGCAGCGGTTTCATGTTTGGCCTGCGCAGTCTAGACAAGGTTATCGCGTCATCGCACCACTGATCGGCTGAGTGCGTTTGCGTCCGGAGAAATCAGTTTCGACCAGGTAACGCGCATCCGCCTGCGCCACTGGAGCCGACGCCGCGGGAGTCGCATCGTGTTTCTGACCGTCCCAGGTGACACCGACGAAATCCGCGAGACCGCGTCCCGGTTTGGTGCCCTCCTTGGGGCCGGCGCCCAGAATCACGTTTCCCGTGCTCACCACACCAGCGTTGCCATTGGCGAAATGCAGCGCGTTCTGGTCGCGCGAGTAGAGGATATTGTTGGCGAGGATCATGCCATTCCGGCCATTCCATGAACCACCGCTGAAAGCGTGACCGGTGTTGATGATCGTGTTGTGGACGACCTGAAGGTTCAGCGTCTTGCCCTGGTGATCCGTGCTGGCGAATCCGGAACCCTTGGCGCCAATTAGCACGTTGTTCCGCACAACGGCCTCGCCCTGCACTTGCATGGTGTGATTATCGCTGCGGCGGCACAGGTTGCGCTCGATGATGTTCACCGGTTTCCCAGCGGTGCCATACACGGTGATGCAGGGATATTGCGTATCGTGAATGTCGTTCTCGGCAATCAGATTGCCCCACGAACCTTGCTTCACCTCGATGCCGTCGCCCTGTTCCCCGCGGCAATCGTGAACATGGTTCAACGCGATTACGCTCTCGCTCATGATGAACTGACCGTTGTTCGCGCCGAGATACATGCCCTCGCCGTGACCACCGCCGTGGTGGAGGTGATTCCGCGTGAGGAAAAGCCGGCGCGTGTTCGCGCTGTTGGCACTGAGGCAAACCTGTCCGGTGTGATGAATGTGGCACCGATCAATCCACACTTCGCTGCACTGGCCGAGGCGGAGACCGTGACTGCCACCGGTGATCTCCACGCCGCGCAGGCAAAGATACCTCACCGGACCACCCTGCCCGATGTTGAGCACGTTTTGTTTCGCGTCGGGTCGCGTGAAGACCACGTTCGCGCCCTCGGCGGCCACGATCCAGATCGGTGCCTCGGCCGTTCCGCTCACGAGGATGTCCCAGAGGCGATTCACGCTGTAGGTGCCGGCGGAGATCACGAGCTGGTCACCCGGCTGAAGCGCGGCGATGGCCTTAACGAGTGAATCGCCCGTCGGCTGCGAGTGCTTGATCACCCGTTTCGGAGCAACACCCGCCCAGTCGGGCGCGTAACGACTGTCCGTGGGCGCGGCGGCATGCAGCGCCGTAAACGGCGCGAGCAGCAGGGCGGCGAGGAGGGTGAGGGAATGTTTCACGGTCGGAATTACGCGAGGATTTCCTTCAGCACGTGCCCATGCACGTCGGTGAGGCGGCGTTGCGCGCCGTTGTGGTAGTAGGTGAGTTTCTCGTGGTTCAACCCGAGCAGGTGCAGCACGGTCGCGTAGAAGTCATACACGGTGGCCACGTCCACCACGCTGCGCCGGCCGAAGTCGTCCGTCTCGCCGTAGCTGACGCCGCCCTTCACGCCTGCGCCCATCATCCACGTCGTGAACGCGTCGGGGTTGTGGTCGCGTCCGCTGGTGCCTTCCTGATGCGTCGGCATCCGGCCAAACTCGGTGCACCACACGACCAGCACGTCGTCGAGCATCCCGCGCTGTTTCAGGTCGGTGAGCAACGCGGCGGTCGGT
This sequence is a window from Verrucomicrobiota bacterium. Protein-coding genes within it:
- a CDS encoding sulfatase, with translation MKPLLNLLVILFLTPLAALNAADAAKPKPNIVFIISDDQGAGDYGFMGHPQVQTPHLDKLAAQSLAFPRGFVPTSVCCPSLATIITGLYPHQHKVTANDPPQSPGTTAKGGRGSTAELTAQWNGLLDKVPTLPRLLANAGYLSFQTGKWWHGDFTRGGFTHGMSQGSRHGDAGLTIGREDMKPIYDFIAESRKQQKPFFVWYAPFMPHTPHTPPERLFKKYAAKTASPHVARYWAMCEWFDETCGELLGHLEREKLAENTIVIYVTDNGWIQSPTAAAFAPKNKTTPFDAGHRTPILVRWPAQVKPAKFTALASSIDLVPTVLAALQLPAPKELRGINLLDAKAVETRHHVFGEDFTIRSLTLDDASANVLWRWATDGRWRLVLPRTFEAAGSLKTIPPDKYLKPDLIATLEAAQPMLYDLESDPKEETNVASKHPDIVAALRDKLDAHWTPKPSPK